The window AGTACATTGGCAATTATTGTTAATATTTCAAAGATCCCACTGGATGCCTACGCGGTGCCAGTGGGAACCTTTTTTATCACAGGAAGCAGGGCATCCCTGATGTTCGGCGTACAATTAATCCTGACAGCTATGGCTTCTGTGTCCTGCCTGTATTTCCTGTCACTGAACACAACCATGACGGATATAGTATATGTCCTGAAAAAGCTTTACTGCCCCGGGCTGCTGATAGAATTGATGCTGCTGGTGTACCGGTTTATCTTTGTGCTTATGGAGACTGCCTCGGCGATCATGGTTTCCCAGAAATCCAGGCTTGGGAACTTAAACTTTAAGACCTCTGTGTCATCCTTCGGGCAAATGGGGGCGGGACTGTTTATCCGTGCCTTCAGGCGTTCTAACGCCCTGTACGACGCCATGGAATCAAGGTGCTACGATGGGAGGATAGAGGTCCTCAATGAACAGCGGCCGGCCAGGGCAAAGGAAATTGCCATGATTGCTGTATTTGAGCTTTTACTGCTGGCGTTTACCATAGGGAGGGGACTTATATGAGCGGAGAAAATGAAGATATTATTTTGGAGGCGCGGGATATATATTATACTTATGAGGAGGGAGGCCCCCCTTCTCTCAATGGAGTAAGCCTAAAGATAAAAAAAGGGAAAAAAGTCGCTTTTATGGGGGCCAATGGCTGTGGGAAATCTACTTTCTTTTTGTGCTGCAACGGCATAATCCGGCCAGACCGGGGAGAGGTTCTGTTCCAGGGAAAAACTCTGGATTATTCCAGGAAAGGACTGCTGGATCTCAGGAGAGGGGTACAGATTGTATTTCAGGATCCAGATAATCAGTTATTTTCAGCCAGTGTGTATCAGGAAATTTCCTTTGGGCCCATGAACCTTGGGATCCCTGAGGAGGAGGCACGCCGGGACATCGAAGAGGTGATTGCATACCTGGAAATCACGCCCTTTCGGGACAGGCCGGCCCATGCGCTGAGCGGAGGGCAGAAAAAGCAGGTGTCAGTAGCCGACGTGCTTGTGATGCACCCGGAGGTGATTATATTAGATGAGCCGGCCGCCGCCCTGGATGCAAAGCATACAAAAAAGGTAAACGAGATCGTAGACCGGCTGGCGGGACAGGGGATTACAATTCTGATGGCCACCCATGATATCAACTATGCCCTTGGCTGGGCGGATGAGATTGTGCTGATGCATGAAGGGAAGGTTCTGCTGCAGGATGATCCCCTGACTGTATGCTCCAACCGTGAGGCCCTGGCTATGACGAACCAGGAGGAGCCGGCAGTGCTTCAATTATTTGACAAGATGGTAAAAAAAGGAATGTTAGATTCCTCCATGGAGCCTCCTGTGAATATGGGGGAGCTTTACGGGTATATAGAGAAGAGTTAATGAGAAGGAGGCATTATGGAAAGAAAAGCAGGCGCCAGAAAGGCCATTCTTATAGTGAGCTTTGGCACAAGCCATTTGGATACGCTGGAGAAAAATATTGCACAGATTGAAAGGCAGGCGGGAGAGACATTTCCCGACTATAAAATATACAGGGCTTTTACAAGCCACATGATACTCAGAAAATTAAAGAAGAAAGAGAATCTCTCTATTTTTACGGTGCAGGAGGCCATGGGGCAGATGGCGGCGGACGGCATTGAAAGTGTGGTTGTACAGCCTACGCATATAATCAATGGAATTGAAAATGACAGGATGCTCAGTGATGTGGAGGAGTATGCAGACAAATTCAAAAAAATCCGGATTGGGGCCCCTCTGTTGACCAGTGTGGAGGATTATAAGAAATCCATCCACGCCGTCATGGCAGAGGCAGGGCTTAAGGAGGATGAGATACTGGTATTGATGGGGCACGGCACTGACCACCACGCCAACGCGGCTTATCCAACTCTGGAATATACGTTCCATTCCCTGGGCTATAATCAGGTCCTGGTGGGGACAGTAGAGGGGTTTCCAGATTTGACAAATGTGATGGCTAAATTGGAGATTGCCGGCAGGAAAAAGGTGGTCCTCATGCCGTTCATGGTTGTGGCAGGGGACCACGCCAAAAATGACATGGCGGGGGAGGAAGATTCCTGGAAAAGCGAACTTAAAGAGGCTGGATATGAGGTGAAAGCTATTATCAGGGGCCTTGGAGAAATGCAGGGGATCCGGAACATCTATATGGAACACATTGAAGCCGTGATTTAAGCTGTGTGAAAAAAGGAGAGACAGATGCAGCAGGAGAATGCAAAAGGGCAGCAGGGGGAGCTTGTGTGGAAGAACCAAAAAAAGCTCAGATCTGGCTATACAACAGGAAGCTGCGGCGCTGCGGCAGCCAAGGCCGCCGCATATATGCTTTTGTCAGGGGAAAGGGCAGAACAAGTATCACTCCTGACTCCCAAAGGTGTACTCCTTTATCTGGAAGTGGAGGAAATAACATTTGGAGAGGATTTTGTAAGCTGTGCTGTGCGGAAGGACAGCGGGGACGACCCGGATGTGACAGATAAAGTCCTGGTTTTTGCCCAGGTCAGCCGGTGCCCGGGGACCGGACTCATCCTGGACGGCGGCGAGGGGGTAGGCAGAGTCACGAAAAAAGGACTGGAACAGAAGATCGGCGAAGCTGCCATCAACAGGGTGCCCCGCCGGATGATTCTGGAGGCAGTTGATGAACAGAGGGAAAAGGCCAGATATACCGGAGGGCTTAAGATTATCATTTCTGTGCCCGGAGGGGCAGACCTGGCAAATAGGACTTTTAACCCAAGGCTTGGGATCCAGGGGGGGATCTCGATCCTGGGCACCAGCGGGATAGTGGAGCCCATGAGTGAAAAAGCGCTTATAGATACTATATACCTGGAAATGAAGGTCTTAAAAGAGAACGGGCATGACTGGTGTTACGTTGTCCCTGGGAACTATGGGAGTGATTTTTTGGCCCAGGCTCTGGGGTTTGACGGGGAGATGGCTGTCAAATGCAGTAATTATATTGGAGAGATGATTGACGCCGCTGTGGGACTGAAGATGAAAGGAGTTTTTCTGGTGGGCCATGTGGGGAAACTGATTAAATTGGCGGCGGGGGTCATGAATACCCATTCCAGACAGGCGGACTGCAGGATGGAGGTATTTGCCGCCCATGCCGCCATGGCAGGGGCGCCCTGCGGCATAGTAAAAAGGCTGATGGAATGTGTGACCACTACAGAGGCAGTGGAGATATTAAAAAAAGAAGGGCTGCTTAAGGAGGTCATGGGGACTGTCATGAAGCGGATTGATTTCTATCTGAGGCAGCGGGCCGGGGGGCAGCTGCAAATCGGAGCGGCTGTATTCTCGCTGGAAGAGGGAATCCTGGGGGTGACAGCCTGTGCAGAAATGATGTTGGCCAGCGCTGGGCTAAGAGAGCAGACACAAAAGGAGAAAGCAGAATGAGTGGTATTTTTTATGGAATCGGAGTAGGGCCGGGGGATCCAGAACTTCTTACAATCAAAGCGGCCAGATTAATCAGGGAATGTGATGTTCTGGCTGTTGCAGTGTCCGGCTTTGGCCTGTGTGCGCCGGTGTTTGAGGAAGCCGGGGAAAAAAAAGTGCCCGGGCAGTATCTGGACCACTGTGTGGCATACCAGATTGTGCTCGGGGCAGTGCCGGAAGCGGCGGAGAAGGATAAGCTGTATCTGCCTATGCCCATGGTGAAGGACAAAGAGAGGCTGAAGCAGATCCATGACGCCTGCGCAGACTGCACACAGGAACAATTGCGCAGAGGAAGATCCGTGGCTTTTATTACATTGGGGGATCCCACTGTTTATTCTACATGCCTGTACGTCCATAAACGGCTGAAAAGGCGGGGGGCAGACACCCGCCTCATTCCCGGAATCCCTTCTTTCTGCGCCGCGGCGGCCAGAATGGACACAGGACTGGCCGAAAATAAGGAGGAGCTGCATATCATACCTGCTTCCTATGGAGTGGAGGAAAGCCTGGGACTGCCAGGGACGAAAGTCCTGATGAAAGCTGGGAGAAAAATGCCTGAGGTGAAACAGGCCGTCCGGGACAGGGGACTTGCAGTACAGATGGTAGAAAACTGCGGCATGGATAATGAACATATATACTGGGGAACCGAGGAAATACCAGAGGATGCAGGGTATTATTCCCTAGTGATTGTGAAGGAGGGAAAATAAATGGTCGTATTTGTGGGGGCAGGCCCCGGGGCAGAAGATCTGATTACTGTGAGAGGACAGAGGCTGTTGGCCCAGGCCGATATTATTGTATATGCGGGTTCCCTCGTAAATCCTGGCCTGCTGGATATCAAAAAACAAAACTGCCGTGTATATAATAGTGCCTATATGACCCTGGAGGAAGTGTTAGATGTCATGATACAGGGGGAGAGGGACAATAAAAGGGTGGTGCGGCTCCACACAGGCGACCCTTGTCTGTACGGCGCAGTCCGGGAGCAGATGGATGGACTGGAGAAGGCGGGGGTTGCCTATGAGGTATGCCCGGGCGTCAGTTCCTTCTGCGGGGCGGCCGCAGCTCTTGGGGCAGAGTATACTCTGCCTGGAATTTCCCAGTCTGTTGTGATTACCAGGATGGCGGGCAGGACTGCGGTGCCCCAAAAAGAATCCATAAAAGACTTTGCCGCACATCAGGCGACTATGGTGGTTTTTCTGAGCACAGGCATGCTGCCCGCCCTCGCCGCAGAACTTCAGGCAGGGGGGTATGCTTCGGAGACTCCGGCGGCTATTGTCTATAAAGCCTCATGGCCCGATGAGAAAGTGCTGCGCTGTACTGTGGGCACCCTGGCAGATACAGCCAGGCGGGAGGGAATCACAAAGACAGCCTTGATTGTAATAGGGGATATTTTAGGGGGAGGGTATGAGCGGTCAAAGCTGTATGACCCTACCTTTGGCACAGAGTTCCGCAGTGCGGTGAAAGGAGAGGGGACAGATGGGACAGATCCAGAATAACAGACAGGGAGAAGGGGAGAGGGAAGATGCAATGAAGCGAAAGCCAGGCTGTGTATATGCTGTAGGACTGGGACCGGGAGCGGGCCGGGGCCTTACCCAGGAGGCAAAGGATGTTCTGGGGCGCTGCCAGGTAGTTGTAGGATATACAGTGTATGTGGATTTGATAAAGGCAGCATACCCTGATAAAATTTATTTGACAACGCCTATGACCCAGGAGGCAAAACGCTGCCGGATGGCCCTGGACGAGGCGGCTGCGGGCCGCGATACTGCGGTAATATGCAGCGGGGATGCAGGGATCTACGGCATGGCCGGACTGCTCTATGAGACAGCCCAGGACTATCCTGGGGCAAAGATCCAGGTCGTGCCGGGAATTACGGCGGCTACCGGGGGGGCCGCGGTCCTGGGGGCCCCGCTCATGCATGATTTTGCAGTCATCAGCCTGAGTGACCTTTTGACACCCTGGGAGAAGATTGAGAGGCGGATCAGGGCGGCGGCTATGGCAGATTTCGTTGTTTGCCTGTACAATCCCTCCAGCCGCAAACGCCGGGATTATCTGAGAAAAGCCTGTGAATACATGCTGGAATATAAGAATCCAGAGACCGTCTGCGGCATTGTCCAGAATATTGGAAGAGATGGGGAGACTGGCAGGACAATGACACTGAAAGAGCTCAAAGATACAGAGACTGACATGTTCACAACTGTGTTTATCGGCAATGAGCAGACAAAGCTGATAAATGGAAAAATGGTGACGCCAAGAGGATATTGCAATGTGTAAAGAGAAGCGCAGAGTGTATTTGACAGGAATTGGGACAGGCGGTTATCATACACTGACTATCGAGGCAGAGAATATTATCAAAGGATGCAGCTGTATCATCGGGGCTGAGCGTATGGTCAGGGCATTGGAGCAGTTTCAGAAACCTGTATACATATCTTACAGGCCGGAAGAAATCAGAGGTTTTTTGGATGCCCATCCCGAATATCCCTGTGCTGTAGTAGCCTTGTCAGGGGACACGGGATTTTACAGTGGGGCAAAGGGGTTGGAAGAAGCCTTAAAAGACTACGAAACTGTCCGGATTCCCGGGATCTCTTCTGTCGCCTGCCTGGCTGCAAGGCTGGGGATTCCATGGGAAGATGCGGGATTTGTCAGCGCCCATGGGAGAGGGCAGAATTATATCCATGGGATTGCACATAGAGAAAAGACGTTCCTTTTACTGGGGGGGAAGGGCAGTGGTGATAGCTTCTGCCAGAAGATAAAGGAGTATGGCCTGACGGATGTGGAAATCATTGTGGGGCAAAGGCTTTCTTATGAAGATGAGGCTGTGCTTAACAGGACCGGAAGCACTATAAGGCCAGAGGATTTTTCTGGGCTGGATGCGGTTTTCATCAGGAACCCGGCTCCAGACAGGTATGCCATGGGACATCTTGAAGATGAAGAGCTGATCCGCGGGAAAGTACCTATGACGAAGGCGGAAGTCCGGGCGGTGAGCATCGCCAAGCTCCATCTTACCCGGGATGCAGTGCTCTACGATATTGGCGCCGGTACAGGTTCAGTTTCCATAGAGGCGGCCTTGTTATCCGGGGAAATCCGGGTATATGCGGTTGAGAAAAACCCTGAGGGCGTTGCCCTGATCCACAAAAACAGAAAAAAATTCAAGTGTGACGGCATAGAGGTTATAGAAGGAGAGGCGCCTGAGGCGCTGAAGAGCCTCCCCCCTCCCAGCCATGTTTTTATTGGGGGAAGCTCTGGGAATCTATGCGAGATCATAGGGGCGGCCAGGGAGAAAAATGCGAAAGCCAGAATCGTCATCAATGCTATCTCCCTGGAGACAGTTTCAGAGGCTGTAAAAGCGGCAAAGGAGGGACTGCTTGCAGACCCGGAGTTTGTACAGATAGCGGCGGCGCGGTCAAGGAAGCTGGGGAGCTACCATATGATGACAGCAATGAACCCTATCTATGTGATTTCAGACGGAAAGGAGTAGGCCTATGGACACAGCGGCCTTTCTTGTGGCTGCACCTGCCAGCGGCAGCGGCAAGACAATACTTACCTGTGCCCTTCTGTCGGCTTTTCAGCAGAGGGGGATTAAGACGGCCGCATGTAAATGCGGGCCTGACTATATTGACCCTATGTTCCACAGAGAAGTGCTGGGTGTTGAGTCAGTGAACCTGGATTTGTATCTCTGTGGGAGAGAGGCAATGAAAAATTTGTTCAGAGAGCATGTATGTGGTTCGCAGGCGGTTGTGGCGGAAGGTGTGATGGGATATTATGACGGGATGGCCTTGGATTCAAGCCAGGCCAGCACCTACGATGTGGCACGTACCCTGGGGCTTCCTGTCATATTGGCTGTAAACTGCAGGGGCATGTCCCTGTCTGTACTGCCCCTCATATTAGGGATCATTGAATTTCAAAAGGACAGCAATATTCAGGGAATTTTGCTGAACCGGGTATCCCACATGCTGTACCCAAGGATGAAAAATCTCATTGAGGATGGACTGAAGGCCAGGGGATACCATATCCCTGTAGTGGGGTATCTTCCCCAGCAGGAAGCCTTTTCCCTGAAGAGCCGCCATCTGGGGCTTGTGACACCCGGGGAGCTTAAAAATCTCCGCAGCCAACTCTCAGAAGCCGGCAGGATCGTAAGCAATACAGTAGATCTGGAGCTGCTGCTTCAAATAGGAAGACAAGCACACCTGGGGGATGGACGGCCCGGCCCGGCCCAGGAGGCCTTCCAGGCCAGGGAGGGAAAAATACGGATTGGAATTGCAAAGGATGAGGCTTTCTGCTTTTATTATAAAGACAATTTAAGACTGCTTGAAAAGCTGGGGTGCGAGCTCGTTGCGTTTAGTCCCCTGGGGGACAAAAAGCTGCCTGGAGGCATCAGGGGACTGCTCCTGGGGGGCGGGTATCCCGAGCTTTTTGCAAAGGAGCTGGAGTCCAACCAAACCATGAGGCGCAGCATTCAGAGCGCTGTGGCGGGGGGGATGCCCTGTCTGGCAGAATGCGGAGGGTTTATGTACCTTCATGAAGAGATGGAAGGGAAGGACGGCGCCTGGCACACCATGGCGGGAGCCATCCCGGGCCGCGCCGTAAGGACAGACAAGCTGGTGCGTTTCGGGTATATAGAACTTCACGCCAGGCAGAAGGGCGCTTTTCTGGATCTAGGGGAAACCATACGGGCACATGAATTTCATTATTGGGACAGTACAGATAATGGTTCTGCCTGCCTGGCAGTAAAGCCAGATGGCCGCAGGTCCTATCCATGTATGCACATGGAGGGGAATTTGTTTGCAGGATTCCCACATATACACTTTTATTCCCATCCCCAGTTTGCTGAGAGGTTTGTAAAGTGCTGCCGGGGCGTGGAAGGGAGGGATGTACCATGACAGGGACAATCACACTTGAGGAACTAAAGGAAGAGATTAAGCCGGCTGATGCCCGCAGCCAGGAAGAGGCAAAACTGCGCTGGATGTCTGTGGCAAAGCCTTTGTTCAGCCTTGGAAAGCTGGAGGACGCCGTGATACGGATGGCAGGCATAAAGGGTACGGCTGACTTTGAATTGAAAAAAAAGGGCCTTGTTATTATGTGTGCGGATAACGGGGTGGTGGCTGAGGGGATCACCCAGACAGGCCAGGAGGTCACTGCGGCAGTGGCTGGTAATTTTAAGAAAAAAGCCGCCAGTGTGGCAATTATGGGCGAACTGGCAGGGGTAGACCTATTCCCGGTGGACATTGGGATGGTATCAGATGTGCCCTCTGTCACCAGGCCAGAGTATAAGGTGGCTTACGGAACCCGGAATTTTGCAGAAGAACCGGCCATGACAGAAGTCCAGGTGTGGGAAGCCATCCAGGTGGGCATCCATATGGTTTCTGTTTTAAAGGGACAGGGGTATGATCTTCTGGCTACCGGGGAGATGGGCATTGGCAACACGGCAACCAGCAGCGCTGTGGCGGCAGTACTTTTAGATAAAAGTCCGGGGGAAGTAACCGGCAAAGGGGCAGGCCTGACGGATGCAGGCCTGGAGAAAAAAATCGGGGTGATTGAGAAGGCTATCCGGCTGCACAGGCCGGACAAACAGGATGTGCTAGATGTACTGGCTAAGGTAGGCGGATTGGATATTGCCGGCCTTACAGGAGTATTTTTGGGGGGAGCCTACTTACGCATCCCCGTTTTAGTCGATGGCTTTATATCCGCCGCGGCCGCCCTGTGCGCCTGCCGCCTTGTGCCAAATGTGGGGGATTATCTTATGGCCTCTCATGTATCAAAAGAGCCGGCGGGAAGAATGCTTCTGGACGCCCTTTGCCTCTCCCCCCTGCTGGACTGTGATATGTGTCTGGGAGAGGGAAGCGGCGCAGTTGCCGCTGTCCCCCTCCTGGAGATGGGACTGTCTGTGTACAGAAGGATGAGTACTTTTAAAGAAACTAATATACGGCAATATGAAGTACTTAAGTAAGCAGTAAAGCCTGCAGCGCCTGAAAGGAGTAAAGGACAATGTACCTGCTGAAATCTTGTGTGATTGCGTTTTCTATGTATTCCAAAATTCCCATGCCCAGGGTGGAGTGGAGTGAGAAAAATATGAAATATGCCATGTGCTTTTTCCCGGCTGTGGGTGTGGTGCTGGGGGCCATAGAAATAATTGTGGGAGGCTTTTTGCTGAAAATGGGGGCCAGTCCCCTGCTTTTCGGGGCGGTGATGACACTTCTGCCAGTGTTGGTGACAGGGGGGATCCATATGGACGGATTTATGGATACTATGGATGCACTGAACTCTTATGGCACGAAGGAAAAAAAACTGGCCATACTGAAAGATTCCCATTCGGGGGCCTTTGCGGTCCTGGGCCTTTGCTGCTATTTTCTCTGGAGTACAGCTATGTGGGGGGAGGCCAAAGCAGCTATGCTGCCTGTACTGGGGGGCAGCTGCGTGCTGTCCCGCTCCTTGAGCGGCTTTTCTGTCATGGCCTTCCCGCCGGCCAGAGATTCAGGGCTGGCCAGGACATTCCAGGATGGCGCCAGCAGAAAAAGGGCGGGAATTTTCCTCATATGCTGGGTTCTTTGCTCAGGAGCGTTTGTGCTTTTGGCAGACATCGTTCTGGGCGGGGCAGTCCTTATTGCCAGTATCCTTGTATTTCTGTATTACAGGCGGGTCTGTACGGTACAGTTTGGGGGAATAACCGGAGATTTGGCGGGATACTTCCTGGAATTGTGTGAGCTGGCCGCTCTGAGTGCTGTGGTCATTGTACAGAAGGTATGACCAAGGCGGTAAATTGCCAGGCGTGCTCTAAAATAGAAACATAGGCGTAGCAATAAAGTTATTAAATGTACTGACAGGGAGAAGAAATATGAAGATTGTATTAATCAGGCATTTCAGGACACCGGGTAATCTGCAGAAGCGGTACATAGGCCGCACAGATGAGTCCCTTCTTGAGGAAGAGGGCCTGCCTGTCCGGGCAGGGAGGCTTAGGCGGCGTATTCTTAAAGCCGGGCCCGTAGATAAAGTGGCAGTCAGCCCTATGAAGCGGTGCAGGCAGAGCGCGGCACTTTTATTTCCAGAGCATGAACCGTTGCCCTGCCAGGATTTGAGGGAGTGTGATTTTGGTATTTTTGAGGGTAAGAATTATAAAGAGCTGCAGGGAAGCAGCGCCTATCAGGCATGGCTGGATTCTGGCGGAACCATTCCTTTTCCTTCTGGAGAAGGGCACGAAGATTTTAAAAGGCGGTGCAGGAGAGGGTTTGAGGAAGTACTTCTTCAGTTTTGCGGGGCAAAGGCCAGATATGGGGCTATTATCCTCCACGGTGGTACAATAATGGCAGTCATGTCTGGCTTTGACAGAGAAAAAAGAGGTTTTTACAGCTGGCAGGCAGAAAACGGAGGAGGCTATATAGTGACGCTGGATGAAATGGCCTGGAACCAGGGAAAAAAGATATTTAGGGAGATTGAGCGGTTATGATGACATTGATGGCCTGCGGTACAGGGTTTGTATTAGACTTTTTATTCGGGGACCCGCCTTGGCCCTGGCATCCGGTGCGGCTCATAGGCGCCCTGATATCTGCCCTGGAAAAGGCCCTGCGCAGAATTTTCGGAGAGGAAAAGGATGGTCTCTTAAAGGCAGGGGCAGTCCTCTGCGTGGCAGTGCTCCTTATTTCAACAGTGGTCCCTGCCATATTGCTCTGGACTGCAGGCAGGCTGCATGGGGGAATTCAGTTTATTTTGGAGAGTTTTTGGTGCTACCAGCTTCTGGCTGCCAAGTCACTGAAACAGGAGAGTATGAAAGTATATGGCCGGGTCAAGGAGGGAGACCTGCCCGGAGCCAGGAAGGCCCTTTCTATGATTGTGGGGCGGGATACGGAAAACCTGGATGAGGCAGGAGTAGTCAGGGCGGCAGTGGAGACTGTGGCAGAAAATACATCGGATGGCGTGGCTGCCCCTCTTTTGTTTATGATGATAGGGGGGGCCCCTCTGGGATTTTTTTATAAAGCGGCTAACACGATGGATTCCATGGTAGGCTATAAAAATGAGCAGTATATATACCTGGGCCGGTGGGCGGCGAAGCTGGACGACGTACTAAATTATATCCCTTCCAGGCTGTCCGCTGTATTGATGACAGGAGCTGCCTGGATTCTTGGCCTGGACGGCAGGGGCGCCTGGAGAATATACAGGCGGGACCGGAGAAAACATGCCAGTCCCAATTCGGCCCAGACAGAAGCTACCTGCGCGGGCGCCCTGGGAATCCGGCTGGCAGGGGACGCATGGTATTTTGGGAAGCTGCACAAGAAAGAGTATATAGGCGACCCTGGCAGGGAACCTGAGGCGGAGGATATTCCCCGTGCAAACCGGCTGATGTACGGCACGGCGGTGCTTACGTTCATATTCGCGGCAGGGGCCAGGTTCCTGGCAGTATACAAATTGTGACGCACATCTTGCCAAAAGCAATGTTCAGACGCATATCTGGCAGGTGATTTCAGCACAGGAGGTTAAATTACACATGGATTATGGGCATGGCGGAGACATATATACATACCAAGGGATGACAGACTTTTCGACTAATATTAATCCTCTGGGCCCCTCTTCTGAGGTACTTAGGACAGCCAGGGAGAGCCTGGCACATATAGGGGAGTACCCGGACAGCAGATGCAGGGAGTTAGTTGAGGCGCTGTCAAAAAAGGAGGGGATACCGGGGGAAACGGTGGTGCCCGGCAATGGAGCCGCAGATTTAATCTTTTCTCTTGTATTTGCAAAGAAGCCGAAGAAAGCGGTCCTGACAATCCCCTCTTTTCTGGAGTATGAACAGGCATTAGAGGCGGCGGGGTGCGAAATCGTGTATGCCCGCCTGCATGAGGAGGAAAATTTCTGCCTGACAGAAAGGTATCTGGATCAGCTGACAGAGGGCGTAGATTTGATTTTTTTGTGCTCCCCCGACAATCCCTCGGGGCAGGCAATAGAAAAGGCGCTTCTGGAAAAAATCGTCCAGAAATGTGTGGATCTGCAGATTACCGTGGTGCTGGATCAATGTTTTTATGAATTTATGGAAGACCAGGGGCAGGTGATGGCCGCCAGGGAAGCTATAAAGATTCCCAATATTTTTCTTCTCAGGGCTTTTACGAAGATGTATGCCCTGCCTGGGCTGCGGGTGGGGTATGGGATCAGCGGAAATCAAGAGTTGTTAAAACGGCTGGAGTCTGCAAGGCAGCCATGGAGCGTGTCAGGGGTGGCCCAGGCGGCTGCCTGTGCGGCTTTAGAGGATCAGGAAAGAGTTGTCAGGACTAGAAATTTTGTGAGCGAGGAGCGGAAAATGATGGAAAAAGAACTGGAAAGAATAGGAGTCAGGTATTTTCCGCCCTCTGCAAATTATATGCT of the Luxibacter massiliensis genome contains:
- a CDS encoding cobyrinate a,c-diamide synthase, translating into MDTAAFLVAAPASGSGKTILTCALLSAFQQRGIKTAACKCGPDYIDPMFHREVLGVESVNLDLYLCGREAMKNLFREHVCGSQAVVAEGVMGYYDGMALDSSQASTYDVARTLGLPVILAVNCRGMSLSVLPLILGIIEFQKDSNIQGILLNRVSHMLYPRMKNLIEDGLKARGYHIPVVGYLPQQEAFSLKSRHLGLVTPGELKNLRSQLSEAGRIVSNTVDLELLLQIGRQAHLGDGRPGPAQEAFQAREGKIRIGIAKDEAFCFYYKDNLRLLEKLGCELVAFSPLGDKKLPGGIRGLLLGGGYPELFAKELESNQTMRRSIQSAVAGGMPCLAECGGFMYLHEEMEGKDGAWHTMAGAIPGRAVRTDKLVRFGYIELHARQKGAFLDLGETIRAHEFHYWDSTDNGSACLAVKPDGRRSYPCMHMEGNLFAGFPHIHFYSHPQFAERFVKCCRGVEGRDVP
- the cobT gene encoding nicotinate-nucleotide--dimethylbenzimidazole phosphoribosyltransferase produces the protein MTGTITLEELKEEIKPADARSQEEAKLRWMSVAKPLFSLGKLEDAVIRMAGIKGTADFELKKKGLVIMCADNGVVAEGITQTGQEVTAAVAGNFKKKAASVAIMGELAGVDLFPVDIGMVSDVPSVTRPEYKVAYGTRNFAEEPAMTEVQVWEAIQVGIHMVSVLKGQGYDLLATGEMGIGNTATSSAVAAVLLDKSPGEVTGKGAGLTDAGLEKKIGVIEKAIRLHRPDKQDVLDVLAKVGGLDIAGLTGVFLGGAYLRIPVLVDGFISAAAALCACRLVPNVGDYLMASHVSKEPAGRMLLDALCLSPLLDCDMCLGEGSGAVAAVPLLEMGLSVYRRMSTFKETNIRQYEVLK
- a CDS encoding adenosylcobinamide-GDP ribazoletransferase, with amino-acid sequence MYLLKSCVIAFSMYSKIPMPRVEWSEKNMKYAMCFFPAVGVVLGAIEIIVGGFLLKMGASPLLFGAVMTLLPVLVTGGIHMDGFMDTMDALNSYGTKEKKLAILKDSHSGAFAVLGLCCYFLWSTAMWGEAKAAMLPVLGGSCVLSRSLSGFSVMAFPPARDSGLARTFQDGASRKRAGIFLICWVLCSGAFVLLADIVLGGAVLIASILVFLYYRRVCTVQFGGITGDLAGYFLELCELAALSAVVIVQKV
- a CDS encoding histidine phosphatase family protein, translating into MKIVLIRHFRTPGNLQKRYIGRTDESLLEEEGLPVRAGRLRRRILKAGPVDKVAVSPMKRCRQSAALLFPEHEPLPCQDLRECDFGIFEGKNYKELQGSSAYQAWLDSGGTIPFPSGEGHEDFKRRCRRGFEEVLLQFCGAKARYGAIILHGGTIMAVMSGFDREKRGFYSWQAENGGGYIVTLDEMAWNQGKKIFREIERL
- the cbiB gene encoding adenosylcobinamide-phosphate synthase CbiB, with protein sequence MMTLMACGTGFVLDFLFGDPPWPWHPVRLIGALISALEKALRRIFGEEKDGLLKAGAVLCVAVLLISTVVPAILLWTAGRLHGGIQFILESFWCYQLLAAKSLKQESMKVYGRVKEGDLPGARKALSMIVGRDTENLDEAGVVRAAVETVAENTSDGVAAPLLFMMIGGAPLGFFYKAANTMDSMVGYKNEQYIYLGRWAAKLDDVLNYIPSRLSAVLMTGAAWILGLDGRGAWRIYRRDRRKHASPNSAQTEATCAGALGIRLAGDAWYFGKLHKKEYIGDPGREPEAEDIPRANRLMYGTAVLTFIFAAGARFLAVYKL
- a CDS encoding pyridoxal phosphate-dependent aminotransferase, coding for MDYGHGGDIYTYQGMTDFSTNINPLGPSSEVLRTARESLAHIGEYPDSRCRELVEALSKKEGIPGETVVPGNGAADLIFSLVFAKKPKKAVLTIPSFLEYEQALEAAGCEIVYARLHEEENFCLTERYLDQLTEGVDLIFLCSPDNPSGQAIEKALLEKIVQKCVDLQITVVLDQCFYEFMEDQGQVMAAREAIKIPNIFLLRAFTKMYALPGLRVGYGISGNQELLKRLESARQPWSVSGVAQAAACAALEDQERVVRTRNFVSEERKMMEKELERIGVRYFPPSANYMLLKSKYDLFRLLKAKKILIRDCSNYRGLKKGYYRIAVKGRQENRQLIEALEEIYKEGRA